The Thermostichus vulcanus str. 'Rupite' genomic sequence CCCCTGCAACACCCGCCGCAACTCCGCAGCCGCAGCACCCACACGGGGATCCCGTTCCAAACTGACAACCATGACTACCCTTGGGTAGAGAACAGGTGCAAATCCTCAGAAGCAAGCCTCTGAAGTTTTATTAAGCATGTCTCCCCATTTTAGCGACGCGGATCGTTCCGTGCCATGTGTCAAAGGCTACCCATTTTCAATGTCTAAGGGCTTAGCTGTGGGCCAGAACATCAGCCGCTGCACGTGTCCCTGCTCCAGGGGTGAATTCGCTATAGCCTACGGTGTGCAAGGCAGCCTCTAGGGTGGCCATCGTCATCAACACATCACGGTCACTGATGAAGCCCAAATGTCCAATTCGGAAGATCTTGCCCTTGAGGTGGTCTTGTCCAGCAGCCGTGGCCAAGTCAAATTGCTTCTTCAAGACGCTGCGGATCATATCGGCATTAATTCCCTCGGGGGCCATGACAGCCGTCACAGCAGGGCTAGCGGCAGATTCCGGCTCAACCAGGAGCTTTAACCCCAGTGCTTTAACCCCAGCACGGGTGGCTTGAGCCAGCTTGGCATGACGCTGGTAGATCGCCTCTAGGCCCTCAGCCCGCATCATTTGCAGGGTCATTTGTAGGGCGTAAAACAGGTTTACCGCTGGCGTGAAGGGGGTTGTGCCTTGTTTGAGGGATTTTTGGGCCAGCTCAAAGCTCCAGTAGTACTTGGGAAAGGTGGAGCGCTGTGAGGCTGCCATTGCCCGTTCGCTAACGGCCACAAACCCCAAACCGGGCGGGATCATGTAGCCCTTCTGGGATCCGGAGGCCACCACGTCCAAGCCCCATTCATCCATCAGCACCGGCATCGCCCCAACACTGGTCACCCCATCCACGATCACCAGCGCTTCTCCATGGGCACGGGCAGCGGCGGCAATCGCCTGCACATCGTTGGCGACCCCGCTGGAGGTTTCGGAATGGGTAAGGATAACGGCTTTGATGGTTTTCTCGTGGTCGGCAGCTAGCTTTTCCTGGAAAATCTCCACGGGGTAAGGGATCCCCCAGGGGGTTTCAATGCGCTCGCAGTTGAGGCCAAATTGCTCGGACATCTCCGCCCAGCGCTCGCCAAACTTGCCATTCACCCCCACCAAGACCCGCTCCCCAGGGCTCAGGGTGTTGAGGATCCCGGCTTCCATCGCCCCGGTACCGCTGGCGGAGAAGACAAAGACATCGGAGGTGGTCTGGTGTAGCCAGCGCAACCCGTCGGTGACTTCTTCCAAGATGGCGGTGAAATCCTTGCTGCGGTGCTCGATCGGGCCACGCGCCATAGCCAAAAGGGCGCTCTCCGGAACGGGGGTCGGGCCTGGGATCATCAACATCAACTTGTCTTTCATGCTCGCCCCGATTGGGATCTGCCCACTTAGGTTTCACTTAGGTTTATAAGGTGGTTAAAAGGTGGCGGCCAGATTCGAACTGGCGAATAGAGGTTTTGCAGACCTCTGCCTTACCACTTGGCTACGCCACCCTGCCACTCAACCAGAGAAGACATTCTAGCTGAAAAAGGGATCCCTGTTCCAATACCTCTTTTCTCAATAGCCCATTTCAATAGCCCAGCCGCGAAGGGTAGCAGGGGATTCTCTCCTTCAGGAGCTGTTGACTAGGATGAGTCATCAAAGTTATTGCTGATCTTCCTGTTATGCAAACTGCTGCCTCCCCGCAACCTACCCTGCCCACAATCGCCCCCATCTGGAAAGACGGGATCCTCTATGGCTGCGGTCTCTTGGGATTGGGCTTAATCTTGCTCCGCACCAGCGGCGAGATGGATACAGCCACTACGCCAGAATCGGGCTGG encodes the following:
- a CDS encoding pyridoxal-phosphate-dependent aminotransferase family protein; amino-acid sequence: MKDKLMLMIPGPTPVPESALLAMARGPIEHRSKDFTAILEEVTDGLRWLHQTTSDVFVFSASGTGAMEAGILNTLSPGERVLVGVNGKFGERWAEMSEQFGLNCERIETPWGIPYPVEIFQEKLAADHEKTIKAVILTHSETSSGVANDVQAIAAAARAHGEALVIVDGVTSVGAMPVLMDEWGLDVVASGSQKGYMIPPGLGFVAVSERAMAASQRSTFPKYYWSFELAQKSLKQGTTPFTPAVNLFYALQMTLQMMRAEGLEAIYQRHAKLAQATRAGVKALGLKLLVEPESAASPAVTAVMAPEGINADMIRSVLKKQFDLATAAGQDHLKGKIFRIGHLGFISDRDVLMTMATLEAALHTVGYSEFTPGAGTRAAADVLAHS